Sequence from the Microbacterium sp. AZCO genome:
TGCCTACCTCAGCGTCACCGAGGCGCTCAAGGCCGGCGGCTTCGCGCAGGAGACGCACGTCAACATCCGCTGGATCCCCTCGGACGAGTGCGAGACCCCCGAGGGCGCCGAGCGCGCGCTCGCGCCGCTCGACGGCATCGTGATCCCCGGCGGCTTCGGCATCCGCGGCATCGAGGGCAAGATCGGCGCCCTGAAGTTCGCACGCGAGCAGGGCATCCCGACGCTCGGCATCTGCCTCGGCTTGCAGTGCATCGTGATCGAGTACGCGCGCCACGTCGCCGGCATCGAGGGCGCGTCGTCGAGCGAGTTCGACCCCGACACGACGCACCCCGTCATCGCGACGATGGAGGAGCAGATCGACATCCTCGAGGCGGGCGACATGGGCGGCACGATGCGCCTCGGCCTGTACCCCGCGGCCCTGGCCGAGGGGTCGATCGCGGCCGAGGTCTACGGCGCCACGACGGCGTCGGAGCGCCACCGCCACCGCTACGAGGTGAACAACCGCTACCGCGACCAGATCGCGGAGGCGGGGCTGCTGTTCTCGGGCATCAACCCGGACCTCGACCTCGTCGAGTACGTCGAGCTGCCGCGCGACGTGCACCCGTACTACATCGCGACGCAGGCGCACCCCGAGCTGCGCTCGCGCCCGACGAACGCGAACCCGCTGTTCCGCGGTCTGGTCGGCGCCGCGCTCGAGCGGCACCGCGCGAGCGAGCTGTTCGACGTCGAGGACGACGAGCAGGAAGCGACGCTCGCGGCGCAGGGATCGGCCGCGTGACCGCACCGTTCGACGCCCTCCGCGACGAGCCGGTCGAGGTCGACGTCACGGCGAGCGACGTCGTCTTCGACGGCATCGTGTGGGACGTGCGCAGCGATCGCTTCCGCTACAACGGCGACGAGCTGACGCGTCAGTACGTCGAGCACCCCGGGGCGGCGGCCATCGTCGCCGTCGACGACCGGGAGCGCGTGCTGCTCATCCAGCAGTACCGGCATCCCGTGCGCCATCGCGACTGGGAGGTGCCGGCGGGCCTGCTCGACATCGCGGGGGAGAGTCCGCTCGAGACGGCGAAGCGCGAGCTGAAGGAAGAGGCCGACCTCGAGGCGGCCGAGTGGCAGGAGCTCGTGAGCATCTTCACGACGCCCGGCGGCAACGACGAGGTCGTGCATCTCTTCCTCGCCCGCGGTCTCACGCCTCTGGCCGAGGCGCACGCACGCGAGGCGGAGGAGGCCGACATCCGCATCGAGTGGGTGCCGCTTCAGGACGTCGTGACCGCGGTCCTCGAGGGGCGCATGCGCAACGGCATCCTGACCGCCGGGGTGCTCGCGGCAGCGGAGAAGCTCCGGCGAGGCTGAGGCGATGCGGCTCGAGCGCGCGGTCGACGCCTACCTGCGGCACATCTCGATCGAGCGCGGCCTGTCGGACAACACCGTCGACGCGTATCGGCGCGACCTCGCGGGCTACGTCGAGTGGCTCGCCGGGCGAGGCATCGGGGACTCGGATGCCGTGACCCCGGAACTCGTGTCCCAGTTCGCCGCCGACCGCGCGACGGCGGAGCCCCCGCCCGCGGCATCCAGTCTCGCCCGCCTGCAATCGTCGGTGCGCGGACTCCACCGCTTCCTCGCGCGCGAGGGTATCGAGACCGCCGATCCGTCGGCGCGGCTGCGCCCGCCGAAGCTGCCGCAGCGGCTTCCGAAGGCGCTCACGATCGACCAGGTCGAGCGGCTGCTGGATGCCTCGGGCCCGGCGCCCGGCGGTCCTTCAACGGGCTCCGGCGCCGGTGGTGGCGGCGGCGTCGAGCTCACCGGCATCCGGGATCGTGCCCTGCTCGAGCTGCTGTACGCGACAGGCGCGCGCGTCTCGGAGGCCGTGCAGCTCGACGTCGACGACGTGTCGCACGGCGACGTGCTGCGCGTGCGCGGCAAGGGGTCGAAGGAGCGCATCGTTCCCGTCGGCTCGTACGCGCGAACCGCGATCGACGCCTACCTCACCCGCGCGAGGCCCGAGCTGTCGCGGAGGGGGAGGGCCACGCCGCGGCTGTTCCTCGGCGCGCGGGGGGCGCCGCTCTCGCGGCAGAGCGCGTGGCTCGTCATCCAGCAGG
This genomic interval carries:
- a CDS encoding NUDIX hydrolase, with the protein product MTAPFDALRDEPVEVDVTASDVVFDGIVWDVRSDRFRYNGDELTRQYVEHPGAAAIVAVDDRERVLLIQQYRHPVRHRDWEVPAGLLDIAGESPLETAKRELKEEADLEAAEWQELVSIFTTPGGNDEVVHLFLARGLTPLAEAHAREAEEADIRIEWVPLQDVVTAVLEGRMRNGILTAGVLAAAEKLRRG
- the xerD gene encoding site-specific tyrosine recombinase XerD, which produces MRLERAVDAYLRHISIERGLSDNTVDAYRRDLAGYVEWLAGRGIGDSDAVTPELVSQFAADRATAEPPPAASSLARLQSSVRGLHRFLAREGIETADPSARLRPPKLPQRLPKALTIDQVERLLDASGPAPGGPSTGSGAGGGGGVELTGIRDRALLELLYATGARVSEAVQLDVDDVSHGDVLRVRGKGSKERIVPVGSYARTAIDAYLTRARPELSRRGRATPRLFLGARGAPLSRQSAWLVIQQAAERAQLTAHVSPHTLRHSFATHLLQGGADVRVVQELLGHASVATTQIYTHVSVDALRDVYVTSHPRAR